A genomic window from candidate division WOR-3 bacterium includes:
- a CDS encoding tRNA (adenine-N1)-methyltransferase: MGMMIHPGDYVILYHSDRMNYLVAVQPKGAFSTHRGQLPFDQITGKEYGDSIRTHLGFLFYLLRPGLADLAMKVKRATTIVYPKDVGAMLLSAAVFPGARVIECGSGSGALTTILANFVRPGGKVYSYERRPEFSANARANVERYGLASFCEFFVRDPEQEGFEQSGVDAVLLDVPEPWTLIAPAHKALKGGHTLVSIIPTVEQLRRTVSAMEMQGFARIHVKEVMEREMLVRTTGIRPADRMVAHTVYVITGNKVNEPGLANVAMPEPVSESPRDEE; the protein is encoded by the coding sequence ATGGGCATGATGATACACCCCGGCGACTATGTGATTCTATACCATTCCGACCGTATGAACTACCTGGTGGCGGTCCAGCCCAAAGGGGCGTTCTCGACCCACCGCGGGCAACTGCCGTTCGACCAGATCACGGGCAAGGAGTACGGCGATTCGATCCGCACCCATCTGGGCTTTCTCTTCTACCTGCTGAGGCCGGGCCTTGCCGACCTGGCGATGAAGGTGAAGCGCGCGACGACCATCGTCTATCCGAAGGACGTGGGCGCGATGCTGCTCTCGGCCGCGGTCTTTCCGGGCGCGCGGGTGATAGAGTGCGGGTCAGGGTCGGGCGCCCTCACGACCATCCTCGCCAACTTCGTCCGGCCCGGCGGGAAGGTCTATTCGTATGAGCGCAGGCCCGAGTTCAGCGCCAATGCGCGGGCCAACGTCGAGCGGTACGGGCTGGCTTCGTTCTGCGAGTTCTTCGTGCGCGACCCGGAGCAGGAGGGGTTCGAGCAGTCGGGTGTGGATGCGGTGCTGCTCGACGTTCCCGAGCCGTGGACACTGATAGCGCCGGCACACAAGGCCCTGAAGGGCGGCCACACCCTGGTGTCGATAATCCCGACTGTGGAGCAGTTGCGCCGGACCGTGTCGGCCATGGAGATGCAGGGGTTCGCGAGAATCCACGTGAAGGAAGTGATGGAGCGGGAGATGCTCGTGCGGACGACCGGTATCAGGCCGGCGGACCGGATGGTCGCGCACACGGTCTACGTGATAACGGGGAACAAGGTGAACGAGCCGGGGCTGGCGAACGTGGCGATGCCGGAACCGGTATCGGAATCGCCGCGAGATGAAGAGTAG
- a CDS encoding rod shape-determining protein, translated as MTERFNNDIAIDLGTSSTLIYVKGKGIELREPSIVTIDELTHEIVAVGTEAKRMLGRTPEGIRVIRPMKDGVIADFGIVEIMLKTYIGMVQRKKLFVRPRVIVCVPSGITEVEKRAVRDSVEASGAREIYLVSEPIAAAIGVGLPVEAPTGNMIIDIGGGTTEIAVVALSGVVNAASVRVAGDEMDDAIVNYIKKNYNLIIGEQTSESVKIAIGSAYATGKEETMEIKGRDLVSGIPKTIRITSTKVRESLEEPITLIVDAVRLALEKTPPELAADIVDRGIYMCGGGALLRGLDLLIKEETSLPVFVAENPLESVVRGAGRILENISVNEKLVLRAK; from the coding sequence ATCACCGAGCGTTTCAACAACGACATAGCGATTGACCTTGGCACCTCCTCCACCCTAATTTACGTCAAGGGGAAGGGAATCGAACTGCGCGAGCCGTCGATCGTCACGATCGACGAGCTTACCCACGAAATCGTGGCGGTAGGCACCGAGGCCAAGAGGATGCTGGGCCGAACGCCTGAGGGAATCCGTGTCATCCGGCCGATGAAAGACGGCGTCATCGCCGATTTCGGTATCGTCGAAATCATGCTCAAGACCTATATTGGCATGGTGCAGCGCAAGAAACTCTTCGTCCGGCCCCGGGTCATCGTTTGCGTGCCTTCCGGCATCACCGAGGTGGAGAAACGCGCGGTGCGCGATTCGGTCGAGGCATCTGGCGCCCGCGAGATCTACCTCGTGTCCGAGCCGATTGCCGCGGCAATCGGCGTCGGCTTGCCGGTCGAGGCGCCGACCGGCAACATGATCATCGACATCGGCGGCGGCACGACCGAAATCGCCGTGGTCGCGCTCTCCGGCGTGGTCAACGCCGCCTCGGTCCGCGTCGCCGGCGACGAGATGGACGACGCGATAGTCAACTACATCAAGAAGAACTACAACCTCATAATCGGCGAGCAGACATCCGAGTCGGTTAAGATTGCCATCGGCTCGGCCTATGCGACCGGCAAAGAGGAAACGATGGAGATCAAAGGCCGGGACCTTGTCTCCGGGATTCCCAAGACTATCCGTATTACCAGCACCAAGGTGCGCGAGTCGCTCGAGGAACCGATTACGTTGATCGTCGACGCGGTTCGCCTTGCCCTGGAGAAGACCCCGCCGGAGCTGGCTGCCGACATCGTCGACCGCGGCATCTACATGTGCGGCGGCGGTGCGCTCCTGCGCGGGCTTGACCTGCTCATCAAGGAAGAGACCAGCCTGCCGGTGTTCGTAGCCGAGAACCCGCTCGAGAGCGTGGTGCGCGGCGCCGGCCGCATCCTGGAGAACATCAGCGTCAACGAGAAACTCGTACTCCGCGCCAAGTAG
- the clpX gene encoding ATP-dependent Clp protease ATP-binding subunit ClpX: MTEGPRRRTSRSRCSFCGLEAGPGLKLVQGRTGRICERCAATVSGLFREQRNAPPIQPPAKVPKPAEIKSFLDEYVIGQEHAKKVISVAVYNHYQRVFSTRRDVEVEKSNILLFGPTGVGKTLIAETLARFLHVPFSISDATPLTEAGYVGEDVENILLRLIQAAGGDVRRAETGIIYLDEIDKLGRKADSASITRDVSGEGVQQALLKILEGTIASVPPQGGRKHPEQQYTPVDTRHILFICGGMFDGLERIVERRIRSNTLGFGADISERRLRTSDELLPLVEPDDLIKYGLIPELVGRLPVVAGLHSLSREALVDILTKPRNALTRQFAFCFELEGVKLTFTPEALGAVAELAAARKIGARALRSVLEETMLNIMFELPSRTDVEECIITDGTVRAKQPPEYVLRQLHRKAQ; encoded by the coding sequence GTGACCGAAGGCCCGAGGCGACGGACGTCCCGCAGCCGCTGCTCGTTCTGTGGACTCGAGGCCGGCCCGGGACTGAAACTGGTCCAGGGCCGGACCGGCCGCATCTGCGAGCGCTGCGCGGCGACGGTCTCCGGCCTCTTCCGCGAGCAAAGGAACGCACCCCCGATCCAGCCGCCCGCCAAAGTCCCCAAGCCGGCCGAGATAAAGTCGTTCCTCGACGAGTACGTCATCGGTCAGGAGCATGCCAAGAAGGTCATCTCGGTTGCGGTCTACAATCACTACCAGCGGGTATTCTCAACCCGGAGAGATGTTGAGGTCGAAAAGTCCAACATCCTCCTCTTCGGCCCAACCGGTGTCGGCAAGACCCTGATTGCCGAGACCCTCGCCCGGTTTCTACACGTCCCATTCTCGATCTCAGATGCCACGCCTCTAACCGAGGCGGGCTACGTGGGTGAGGACGTCGAGAACATCCTGCTCCGTTTGATACAGGCAGCGGGCGGCGACGTACGCCGAGCCGAGACGGGGATCATCTATCTGGACGAGATTGACAAACTGGGCAGGAAGGCCGACTCGGCGTCCATCACCCGCGACGTCTCCGGCGAGGGGGTCCAGCAGGCCCTGTTGAAAATCCTCGAAGGCACGATAGCCAGCGTGCCACCGCAGGGCGGCAGAAAGCACCCGGAGCAGCAGTACACCCCGGTCGATACGAGGCACATCCTGTTCATCTGCGGAGGGATGTTTGACGGTCTTGAGCGGATTGTCGAGCGCCGCATCCGCTCGAACACGCTGGGCTTCGGCGCCGACATCTCCGAACGCAGGCTGCGAACCAGCGACGAACTGCTGCCGCTGGTTGAGCCGGATGACTTGATCAAGTATGGACTCATACCGGAGCTCGTCGGCCGCTTGCCCGTAGTAGCCGGACTGCACAGTCTTTCCAGGGAAGCGCTGGTGGACATCCTGACCAAACCCCGCAACGCCCTCACCCGCCAGTTTGCCTTCTGTTTCGAGCTGGAAGGCGTGAAGCTGACTTTCACTCCGGAAGCTCTCGGCGCGGTTGCCGAACTCGCGGCCGCGCGCAAAATCGGCGCCCGTGCTTTGCGTTCTGTGCTGGAGGAAACGATGCTCAACATCATGTTCGAACTGCCATCGCGCACGGATGTCGAGGAGTGCATCATCACCGACGGAACGGTTCGAGCGAAGCAGCCGCCTGAGTACGTTCTCAGGCAGCTGCATCGCAAAGCTCAGTAG
- a CDS encoding rod shape-determining protein RodA — protein sequence MKRFDPGLIAATLLLASFGLLAIYSSGGSYFFFRQLIFLAAAIGAAAAAVFIPRRILYGLAEPIYGLAVLMLIAVLIAGTGPGSHRWFVLGPVYVQPSEFAKLTTVLLLAKHLSYKRTIGLSFRDLALPAAIAAVPSLLVMVEPDLSTSLIFAAMLAAMLYWQGMRPLHILLLFSPALSFAAGFSLYTWIPFFVVMGIILLFRAGVRNALVGLGVSAGFGLLSPVVLASLKGYQRARIMSFFAPWFDPHGISWNAIQSQIAIGSGRLIGKGLFQGSQKRLGFLPNRHTDFVFSSLGEELGLVGCLVLLGLFFWLVRRILLAARQSGDSTGSLLCVGFAAIIGYQMFVNIGMLLGMLPITGITLPFVSYGGSSLLLNFLMVGLVLNVISRPE from the coding sequence GTGAAGCGCTTCGACCCGGGCCTCATTGCCGCGACCCTGCTGCTCGCGTCCTTCGGCCTGCTTGCGATCTACTCATCCGGCGGCTCCTATTTCTTCTTCCGCCAGCTCATCTTCCTTGCGGCTGCCATCGGCGCCGCGGCTGCTGCCGTCTTCATACCTCGCCGCATTCTCTACGGCTTGGCCGAGCCCATATACGGCCTGGCCGTGCTGATGCTCATCGCGGTGCTCATCGCCGGTACCGGCCCCGGGTCTCACCGCTGGTTCGTGCTCGGCCCGGTGTACGTCCAGCCTTCGGAGTTCGCCAAGCTGACTACCGTCCTGCTCCTCGCCAAGCATCTCAGCTACAAGCGCACCATCGGCCTCAGCTTCCGCGACCTCGCCCTGCCCGCGGCCATAGCCGCTGTCCCCTCCCTCCTGGTCATGGTCGAGCCCGACCTCTCCACCTCCCTCATCTTCGCGGCCATGCTCGCGGCCATGCTCTACTGGCAGGGCATGCGGCCGCTCCATATCCTGCTGCTCTTCTCACCTGCCCTGTCTTTCGCGGCCGGGTTCTCGCTCTACACCTGGATACCTTTCTTCGTAGTCATGGGGATAATCCTGCTCTTCCGCGCGGGCGTGAGGAATGCGCTCGTCGGTCTCGGAGTAAGCGCCGGGTTCGGCCTGCTCTCGCCAGTGGTGCTCGCCTCACTCAAGGGCTACCAGCGCGCGCGCATCATGAGCTTCTTCGCGCCGTGGTTCGACCCTCACGGCATCAGTTGGAACGCGATTCAGTCACAGATTGCCATAGGCTCCGGCCGTCTCATTGGCAAAGGCCTCTTCCAGGGCTCGCAGAAGCGGCTCGGCTTCCTGCCCAACCGCCACACCGACTTCGTCTTCTCCTCGCTCGGTGAGGAACTCGGACTCGTCGGCTGCCTCGTGTTGCTGGGCTTGTTCTTCTGGCTAGTGCGGCGGATACTGCTCGCGGCACGCCAGTCCGGCGATTCGACCGGCTCGCTCCTCTGCGTCGGATTCGCGGCCATCATCGGCTACCAGATGTTCGTCAACATCGGCATGCTGCTCGGTATGCTGCCCATCACCGGCATCACCCTGCCCTTCGTCAGCTACGGCGGCTCCTCCCTGCTCCTCAATTTCCTCATGGTCGGCCTCGTCCTCAATGTGATATCGAGGCCCGAATGA
- the tig gene encoding trigger factor, producing MEKTVRSPKEWLREIDVTLEPDKLKAKIEESLVELQPKAVVPGFRVGHVPRTVLERRIGNQLETAAAEELVENAIREVLTDDAIRPVTEPKFTNLEIAPDKTIKFQLSYEVIPEFQLREYAGLALKKEEPTGFEAEFERRLQERRERCATFKPVSHPAQEHDFVVVDRRTFIGEEEVAKPRTSVMMELGDRLNSAEVNAALIGARPGDERTAETKFPADHSDKELAGRTLTYKFTVRDVKERILPEVTEELARDLGYDSMDQLRIEINESILADRKRLEQNGLKNQAFDFLTAEHQFEPPESWVESSLERLRTQYNLPEDDATREKLMPVAQKWAKFDCIVARIADKEGVTVTDEELKQQAQDVAEESKRPIEEVESMLGSAVYKNQLLREKVLRLVVDKASVS from the coding sequence TTGGAAAAGACAGTCCGGTCACCGAAAGAATGGCTGCGCGAGATTGACGTAACGCTCGAGCCCGACAAGCTGAAGGCGAAGATCGAGGAATCACTCGTCGAGCTACAACCCAAGGCCGTGGTACCCGGGTTCCGGGTGGGTCACGTGCCGCGCACAGTGTTGGAGCGCCGCATCGGCAACCAGCTTGAGACCGCTGCGGCCGAGGAACTGGTCGAGAACGCAATCCGGGAAGTGCTGACCGATGATGCAATCAGGCCGGTCACCGAGCCGAAGTTCACCAATCTCGAGATCGCGCCCGACAAGACCATCAAGTTCCAGCTCTCCTACGAGGTTATCCCTGAATTCCAGCTCAGGGAATACGCCGGCCTCGCGCTGAAGAAGGAAGAACCGACCGGATTCGAGGCCGAGTTCGAGCGCCGACTGCAGGAGCGAAGAGAGAGATGCGCGACGTTCAAGCCGGTCAGCCATCCGGCCCAGGAGCATGACTTCGTTGTGGTGGACCGAAGGACGTTCATCGGTGAGGAGGAGGTCGCCAAGCCGCGCACCAGTGTGATGATGGAACTCGGCGACCGGTTGAACTCCGCCGAAGTCAATGCGGCCCTGATCGGAGCCCGGCCTGGCGATGAGCGAACCGCCGAAACCAAGTTCCCGGCCGACCACAGTGACAAGGAACTTGCGGGCAGGACGCTGACCTACAAGTTCACCGTCCGCGACGTGAAGGAGCGCATACTGCCGGAAGTGACCGAAGAACTCGCGAGAGACCTCGGATATGACAGCATGGACCAGCTCCGCATCGAGATCAACGAGTCAATTCTTGCCGATCGGAAACGCCTGGAACAGAACGGACTCAAGAACCAGGCTTTCGACTTTCTGACGGCCGAGCACCAGTTCGAGCCCCCCGAGTCCTGGGTTGAGTCGTCGCTGGAACGCTTGCGCACGCAGTACAACCTGCCAGAAGACGACGCGACCCGGGAGAAGCTGATGCCGGTTGCGCAGAAGTGGGCCAAGTTCGACTGCATAGTAGCGAGGATTGCCGATAAGGAAGGCGTCACCGTAACCGACGAAGAGCTGAAACAGCAGGCACAGGATGTGGCCGAGGAATCGAAGCGACCGATCGAAGAGGTCGAGTCTATGCTCGGCAGCGCGGTATACAAGAACCAGTTACTGCGCGAAAAGGTCCTGCGGCTCGTCGTGGACAAAGCGAGTGTCAGTTAG
- the clpP gene encoding ATP-dependent Clp endopeptidase proteolytic subunit ClpP has translation MEVPVLIPMVIEQTGRGERAYDIYSRLLKERIIFLGSPVDDNVANLVVAQLLFLEAEDSEKDINLYINSPGGVVSSGLAIYDTMRYIKARVSTTCVGEAASIAALLLAAGEKGKRFALPNARVMIHQPSAHGISGQATDIEIHAREILKLKEELSRILSKHTGQPMDKVVADSDRNYFMSAEEAKTYGLIDEVIEKRK, from the coding sequence ATGGAGGTACCAGTGCTGATTCCAATGGTTATCGAACAGACCGGCCGCGGAGAACGTGCCTACGACATCTACTCCCGACTGCTGAAAGAGCGCATCATCTTCCTGGGCTCGCCCGTCGATGACAACGTCGCCAATCTCGTCGTCGCCCAGTTGCTGTTCCTTGAAGCTGAGGATTCCGAGAAAGACATCAACCTCTACATCAACTCGCCGGGAGGCGTTGTCTCCTCCGGCCTAGCTATCTATGACACGATGCGCTACATCAAGGCCAGGGTCTCAACCACCTGCGTCGGCGAAGCCGCCTCTATTGCCGCGCTGCTGCTTGCTGCCGGCGAAAAGGGCAAGCGGTTCGCCCTGCCCAATGCACGCGTAATGATCCATCAACCCTCGGCCCACGGCATCTCAGGCCAGGCAACTGACATCGAGATCCATGCGCGTGAGATACTCAAGTTGAAGGAAGAGCTGTCGCGGATCCTGTCCAAGCACACCGGACAGCCGATGGATAAGGTGGTCGCAGACTCGGACCGCAACTACTTCATGTCCGCCGAGGAAGCCAAGACCTACGGTCTGATCGATGAAGTGATCGAGAAGCGGAAGTGA
- a CDS encoding High molecular weight rubredoxin, whose protein sequence is MDLAAFNSITYGLYVVTARDGEKRNGCIVNTVVQVAGEPCQISVSVSKGNFTHDMIVKTGQFGVAVLEQETPMPFIGVFGFRSGRDYDKFARAQFRDGATGCPLLVEHSLAVIEAKVRTAVDCGSHTTFIADVVASELLRSGNPLTYAYYHAVKGGKTGKNAPTYAATVTAEKSEQKERKETVKKYVCAVCGYVYDPAAGDPDSGVPAGTPFEKIPADWVCPVCGASKDQFEPEA, encoded by the coding sequence ATCGACCTGGCCGCATTCAATTCCATCACCTACGGTCTCTACGTCGTTACCGCGCGCGACGGCGAGAAGCGAAATGGATGCATCGTCAATACGGTAGTCCAGGTAGCAGGCGAGCCCTGCCAGATCTCGGTCAGTGTGAGCAAGGGCAACTTCACGCACGACATGATAGTGAAGACCGGGCAATTCGGGGTCGCAGTGCTGGAGCAGGAAACGCCGATGCCGTTCATTGGAGTATTCGGATTCCGCTCCGGCCGCGACTACGACAAGTTCGCCCGCGCGCAGTTCCGGGATGGAGCTACGGGATGCCCGTTGCTTGTCGAGCACTCGCTGGCGGTGATTGAGGCAAAGGTGAGGACCGCGGTTGACTGCGGGTCGCACACCACATTCATCGCCGACGTGGTTGCCAGCGAGTTGCTGCGGTCCGGCAACCCGCTGACCTATGCCTACTATCATGCGGTGAAGGGCGGCAAGACCGGCAAGAACGCGCCGACCTATGCGGCGACAGTGACGGCGGAGAAGTCTGAGCAAAAGGAAAGGAAAGAGACCGTGAAGAAGTACGTCTGTGCGGTGTGCGGTTACGTCTACGACCCGGCCGCCGGCGACCCGGACAGCGGTGTTCCGGCCGGCACGCCGTTTGAGAAGATCCCGGCCGACTGGGTCTGTCCGGTCTGCGGCGCGAGCAAAGACCAGTTTGAGCCGGAAGCCTAG
- the mrdA gene encoding penicillin-binding protein 2, which yields MAARLTRLTQVLLILLGVLSARLIQLQVIQGARYARLSDRNRIRKLVLPAPRGRILDRNGVLLADTRPSFTVSVVPTELTDSALPLLAHMLGVPESTLQAQLAPVAMFASPVNVKRDVTIEEVARIEELSFRLPGVDVRVDPVRRYPTANRYCHVLGHIGEVSEDELKHDTSLRRLDFVGRAGIEAQYESMLRGRDGSEYAEVDARGQEIGTLREKHPEPEMPGRNLVMTIDDRIQRLACQLLAPYDRAAVVGMETRTGAIVCLVSKPDFDPNIFMTPIDAETWDSLTSNPSKPFFNRALTSGYPPGSTMKPVVALGALRQGALYRDTRFQTCLGSYKYGNRTFKCNAAHGSLDLVGAIAQSCNTYFYQAGLRLGLDSLTAYAREVGLGRLTGIDMPGERPGNIPSREWLDSRYGKNKWGAGSVLNFAIGQGEVTTTPLQMAVLYGAIASGGRAVRPYLVARVDSAGLAIRTTVPDFRQLPMRRQDIEVVKLGLERVVEWGTGTGARVKEIDIAGKTGTAQNPPRLDHAWFVGYAPADKPEVVFAVLVENAGHGGTVSAPIAGQLIRAYFSPPESDSIPASQPADTSAAPQHE from the coding sequence ATGGCAGCCCGCCTAACCCGGCTGACGCAGGTCTTGCTCATCCTGCTCGGCGTCTTGTCCGCCCGACTTATCCAGCTACAGGTCATCCAGGGCGCGCGGTACGCACGCCTGAGCGACCGGAATCGAATACGCAAGCTGGTTCTGCCGGCGCCGCGCGGCCGCATCCTCGACCGGAACGGCGTGCTGCTGGCGGACACGCGGCCGTCCTTCACCGTCTCGGTGGTACCGACCGAACTCACCGACTCGGCTCTGCCCCTGCTCGCCCACATGCTCGGCGTCCCTGAATCGACCCTGCAAGCGCAGCTAGCGCCGGTCGCGATGTTCGCCTCGCCGGTCAACGTCAAGCGAGACGTAACAATAGAGGAGGTCGCTCGAATTGAGGAGTTGAGCTTCCGCCTGCCCGGGGTCGACGTTAGAGTCGACCCGGTGCGCCGCTATCCGACCGCCAACCGCTACTGCCACGTCCTCGGCCACATCGGCGAGGTTAGTGAGGACGAACTCAAGCACGATACTTCACTGAGACGGCTGGACTTCGTCGGCCGGGCCGGCATCGAGGCTCAATACGAGTCCATGCTGCGCGGCCGTGACGGGTCGGAATACGCCGAGGTCGACGCCCGGGGACAGGAAATCGGCACGTTGCGGGAGAAGCACCCGGAACCCGAGATGCCAGGTCGGAACCTGGTCATGACCATCGACGACCGGATTCAGAGGCTTGCGTGCCAGTTACTGGCTCCCTATGACCGCGCGGCAGTGGTCGGGATGGAAACAAGGACCGGCGCCATCGTCTGCCTCGTATCCAAGCCCGATTTCGACCCCAACATCTTCATGACGCCGATCGACGCCGAGACCTGGGACTCGCTCACCTCAAATCCCTCAAAGCCCTTCTTCAACCGGGCGCTGACGTCCGGCTACCCGCCGGGCAGCACCATGAAACCTGTGGTTGCGCTTGGGGCGCTTCGACAAGGCGCACTCTACCGCGACACGCGGTTCCAGACATGCCTAGGGAGCTACAAGTACGGCAACCGCACCTTCAAGTGCAACGCAGCTCACGGCAGCCTCGACCTCGTCGGCGCCATCGCCCAGTCCTGCAACACCTACTTCTACCAGGCGGGTCTCCGGCTCGGGCTGGACAGCCTGACCGCCTATGCCCGCGAGGTGGGCCTGGGCCGCTTGACCGGAATCGATATGCCCGGAGAGAGACCCGGCAACATCCCCTCGCGCGAGTGGCTCGATTCCCGCTATGGCAAGAACAAGTGGGGCGCCGGGTCGGTTCTAAACTTCGCCATCGGTCAGGGGGAAGTCACCACCACGCCTTTGCAGATGGCGGTGCTCTATGGCGCGATCGCGAGCGGTGGTCGGGCGGTTCGCCCCTACCTTGTAGCCCGGGTTGACTCGGCCGGACTAGCGATCCGTACAACCGTGCCCGATTTCCGCCAACTCCCGATGCGCCGGCAGGACATCGAAGTGGTGAAGCTTGGGCTGGAGCGGGTTGTTGAGTGGGGAACCGGAACCGGCGCCCGGGTCAAGGAGATAGACATCGCGGGCAAGACCGGCACGGCCCAGAACCCGCCCCGGCTCGACCACGCCTGGTTTGTCGGCTATGCGCCGGCCGACAAACCCGAAGTCGTCTTCGCTGTGCTGGTCGAGAATGCCGGCCACGGCGGCACCGTATCCGCCCCGATTGCCGGCCAACTCATCCGCGCCTACTTTTCACCTCCGGAGTCAGACTCAATACCTGCATCGCAGCCAGCTGATACGTCGGCAGCGCCGCAGCACGAGTAG
- the rlmN gene encoding 23S rRNA (adenine(2503)-C(2))-methyltransferase RlmN: protein MRVLSFVIVKPDLRSLTLAQLQALCAELGWPRYTAAQVFTWLWQKGVDDLAAMTNLSKERRALLSERFSLLPPLSSLLSTASDDDGTTKFTFKLADGNIIESVLIGEGSGVLGFEGPGSMTRTPALSDRGLRGQPPDAGTPARRTVCVSTQVGCKLGCTFCFTGTHGFRRDLSWHEIAAQVLAVRSFVIRHSDFVITNVVFMGMGEPFLNYDATIEAAKTINAENGLGIGARRITISTSGIPDGIRAFARVEEQFRLALSLNASDDETRSRLMPVNKIHPLKDVMAAMRDYTDAKGKRVTFEYVLVDGINNRDRDVKQLAALLKGIPCKLNLIPLNPFAGCELTPPAPESVETFARKLWPHVPAVTVRRSKGASILAGCGQLAGLAG from the coding sequence ATTCGGGTTTTGTCATTCGTCATTGTGAAGCCTGATCTTCGCTCCCTCACGCTCGCTCAACTCCAGGCGTTGTGCGCGGAACTCGGCTGGCCCCGCTACACTGCGGCTCAGGTCTTCACCTGGCTCTGGCAGAAGGGCGTTGATGACCTCGCCGCGATGACGAACCTGAGCAAGGAGCGTCGCGCCCTGCTCAGTGAGCGCTTCTCTCTCCTCCCTCCTCTCTCCTCCCTCCTCTCTACAGCGAGCGACGACGACGGAACCACCAAGTTCACGTTCAAACTCGCTGACGGCAACATCATCGAATCCGTCTTGATAGGAGAGGGTTCAGGGGTTCTCGGGTTCGAGGGTCCTGGCTCCATGACCCGAACCCCGGCACTGTCAGACAGGGGCCTCCGTGGCCAACCCCCGGACGCCGGAACCCCTGCCCGTCGGACGGTCTGCGTCTCCACCCAGGTCGGGTGCAAGCTCGGCTGCACTTTCTGCTTCACCGGCACGCACGGGTTCAGGCGCGACCTCTCCTGGCACGAAATCGCTGCCCAGGTACTGGCCGTCCGCTCATTCGTGATTCGTCATTCGGACTTCGTCATTACGAATGTTGTCTTCATGGGCATGGGCGAGCCCTTCCTCAACTACGACGCGACGATTGAGGCCGCGAAGACCATAAACGCCGAGAACGGCCTGGGCATCGGCGCGCGCAGGATAACCATCTCCACCTCCGGCATCCCCGACGGCATCCGCGCCTTCGCCAGAGTCGAAGAGCAGTTCCGTCTCGCCCTCTCCCTCAACGCCTCAGACGACGAGACCCGCTCCCGGCTCATGCCGGTCAACAAGATACACCCGCTGAAAGACGTCATGGCGGCAATGCGCGACTACACCGACGCCAAGGGCAAGCGCGTCACATTCGAGTACGTGCTTGTGGATGGTATCAACAATCGCGACAGAGACGTGAAGCAGCTCGCGGCCCTGCTCAAAGGCATTCCCTGCAAGCTGAACCTGATTCCGCTCAACCCGTTCGCGGGCTGCGAACTCACGCCGCCCGCGCCTGAATCGGTCGAGACCTTTGCCCGCAAGCTCTGGCCGCACGTCCCTGCCGTCACAGTTAGGCGCTCCAAAGGCGCGAGCATCCTCGCCGGCTGCGGCCAGCTCGCCGGCCTGGCCGGGTAA
- a CDS encoding rod shape-determining protein MreC: MFRPIVTAWHDRAAWLVIVLGMVPLLFPHRLRVAAMEPFQVALLAPLRLSTAVSRSLHDARAENERLSLLAARLAVENARIESGSRSAAAEPPDNVALIRAPVIGRDLTTFEHWLVISRGALHGIRPGAPVITPDGVCGKVVACGTHQSLVQTILASESRIAVLNVRSRVPALARPDRSGQLVLDYAPKDSDFRPGDTMVTAGLGTIFPKGLRVGEVTNVPDRPEALFKPVMIRPFADVSRVERVFVISLPEDPESDTGTVWLENTVPPEITIPGQPAGQ; the protein is encoded by the coding sequence TTGTTCAGACCCATCGTTACCGCCTGGCACGACCGCGCTGCTTGGCTGGTCATCGTGCTGGGTATGGTCCCACTCCTCTTCCCCCATCGTTTGCGCGTCGCTGCCATGGAACCGTTCCAAGTTGCGCTTCTCGCCCCGCTGCGTCTCAGCACAGCGGTCAGCCGGTCGCTTCACGATGCCCGGGCCGAAAACGAACGGCTCTCCCTGCTTGCCGCTCGGCTCGCGGTGGAGAATGCCCGCATCGAGTCAGGCTCGCGGTCCGCGGCAGCGGAACCGCCCGACAACGTGGCGTTGATACGGGCGCCGGTAATCGGTCGCGACCTCACCACGTTCGAGCACTGGCTCGTCATCAGCCGCGGCGCGCTCCACGGCATCAGGCCGGGCGCGCCTGTAATCACGCCGGACGGAGTCTGCGGCAAGGTTGTTGCCTGCGGCACACACCAGTCCCTGGTCCAGACTATACTAGCCTCTGAATCGCGGATCGCAGTGCTCAACGTCCGGTCGCGGGTCCCTGCCCTCGCCCGCCCCGACCGTTCCGGCCAGCTCGTACTCGACTACGCGCCCAAGGACTCCGACTTCAGACCCGGCGACACCATGGTGACCGCGGGCCTGGGAACGATCTTCCCAAAGGGACTGCGGGTCGGTGAAGTCACGAACGTCCCGGACCGACCAGAAGCACTCTTCAAGCCGGTGATGATCCGCCCATTTGCCGATGTCAGCCGGGTCGAGCGGGTCTTCGTCATCTCTCTGCCCGAAGACCCCGAGTCCGACACCGGGACCGTCTGGCTTGAGAACACAGTCCCACCAGAGATCACTATCCCGGGCCAGCCGGCAGGCCAGTGA